In the Populus trichocarpa isolate Nisqually-1 chromosome 8, P.trichocarpa_v4.1, whole genome shotgun sequence genome, aataattaaataacatgactctttcttttcttttttctttcttacaaaAGTGGAAGGGTTTTCCTTGCAGTATTAGACTCAGTGATTTATGGCATCATGTTACTACTGATACATACAAGACTCAGTGCAGTTCTTTTGTTTGTATAGAGAAACTGATTTTTGTGAGAGAATTGCTTGCACTTACAGTATAAGAAGCGCAGGGATATTTAACGGGGGTGTTTGGAAGTAtgatagcggttgtttttcgcttagaaattgtatcaaaatatttttttaaaaataaattattttttatatcaacacattaaaacgatctgaaaacaccaaaaatattaatttaaaacaaataaaaaaataaaaatttaatgtttttttaaatcacttttgAAACATGGAAACAAAACTCAATTATGGACATGGGGTTCTAGCAATACAAGAAggtggttttgaaacatggaaaCAAAACTCAATTATGGACATGGGGTTCTAGCAATACAAGAAGGTGGTTGTTACTTCAAATTTCActttacaataattttaatttcgtCATCCACTTTAAAGAGTTGGTTCCCTTGTCATTTGCAGGGAACTTGGGTGCATCTGCATTGTCAAATTTGCAGATTAAATGGAACTGGATAAGCAGAGGACCCTCTCTATGCAGAGATTATCAACCGTGCCTTGACCGCGTTGGAACAATCAGATTTGAAGATACGAATATTATGAAGAGACAAAAACGAAAGCAGCATAAACAAAGAAGAGGAATGATTAACCAAACATACCCAGACAGATTGCCAAATTCATTTATCGACAGcaaattcacatttaaaatcCAGAAAGAGTACATACGCATATATACTCAATGCATCAGATACACACCACCATGACAGCTAGCGCCTTCGAAGAGTGATGAAGGGAGTAGAGTTCAGGTGTGCAGCTAGTTTGGGAGATAAGTCAACAGCTTGTTGTGACAAGCAAGGCATTGGGGTCAGTGGTAGTTTATTTTCCACTGGCGTCAATGGAAGAGGGGTTGCTGGGAGATGATTCGAACCTTGGGTTCCCTTGGCTGGTCGCAAGCAAGCCAAGTAGCCGTAGGACTGGTTGTTGCAAATGGGGAGTTTGATGGCCTGTACCGTCGACTCTTTCTCTCTTGGAACTGGTGCTCCACCAGGATCCTGCACATGTAAATTTATAgcgtttccataaaaaaaacagcagcaAGCAAGCAAACTCAAAGAGATTGGTTATCTATCTTGTTTTAAGGACTAGCTAAAGGAAGATAAAACCTTACCCCAAGCACAAGAAAAGTGAATGCTTGATTGTCTGCAGCAAGATAGATTTCAATCAGCTTCCGCAGGTCAGCAAGTGTCGCATCCTTCAAAACCTTAAGTGTAGTGATGAACTTCCCATTGTTTCCTTTAGAAGCTTCCCATTTCACATGCACTTCAATCTGTGAATCATTACTTCCTATTAAAGGGTTGTAATTCTCCTTTGAAGCTATCATATCAGAAAGATTTTTCCTACATTCCATCACAGGCACATTTTTCTGTAGCGGTGGTGAGTTTTCCTTGTTTGAACTCTTGAGAGCATAATCCTCGCCATCAGTCAAAATTGGAGGTGTTTGGgaatcagtatctgcaaccctcTTTTTTGCAGGTGGAGGAGTTCTGAATTGTTGACAAAGCTCTCTATTGTTCCCACAAAGTGTAAATATGTTCTGGATTCTTAATAGTCTCGAAGAGGCTGGATCTTTCGAATTCTCATGCTCATTTACTGGCCCTGAAACTGAGTGCCTATCCTCTGACCCATCATTGAGTGCCTCAAACTTCAGAGGAGAAGACATCAAGGAGCCAGCACCAAAATTGATCACCGGACTGGACACATCAACAATCCTCTTCACCTCTATTACTTCTTTCTCCACTTCTTCATCTTCCACTTTGTGTTCCTCCTCTTCTACCTCTTCTTCCTCAAACACAGTGCTAAGACACACTTTATCACCATATGTTGGTGCAAATACTCCATGATCAACCACCTGATTCAAAGTACTTAAATGAGGATAACCAGACAAGCTTTGGATTCCAATGTTGCTAGATTGGTGAGCAGATGTGCCAACCAATTTCACATCACGAACAAACACATCTTGATCACCCATGTCTAAATCCATCGATTTCACCATCCCAGGGTCCTCATCAGCATAAACCCCCATCAATCTTCTGGCAAAGCCACTGCCATCAATGTCCCTAGGACCATTCACACCACTGTTTTCACCCTTTGAATGACATAGCTCAAACTCAATTTCTTCCAAGCGCCTTCTCAGCATCTCAACTTCCTGCTGCTGTTGAAGTATCTTTTCTTCCATCCTCCTCCGCTCCAACTCAACAAACTCTTCAGCCATTCTTTGACACTCATCCAGCTTCTTTTCCAACTGAAGTTTCAGTTCTTCTGTACGCTCACTCACTTTTATGTTTATCTCCTCCTCACTTGCTGAAGACCCCTTCTCTTCAATAAGTGCTCTCAGTGcagcaacttcttcttctttcttcattaGCTGTTTGTGAGCttcatttctctccttttctctaaGCTTGCTCTCCATTTGTAGTTTATAGATAAACTGGTCCATGGCTGCTATCCTTGATCCTAAGATGACAGCAGAAGAATCTCCAGCACCAACTTTATCCTTTATCGGTGTATGAGGGCCACGGACAATACATTTTGCTTTTGCTCCATATTCAAGCGTGCAGATTGTCTTGTGTATTTCTTTCGGGTCTGGACTTGCACACAGAATCATCAAAATTTTTGACTTGTCATCTTCAAAAGAATCCTGAAAAATAAGGAACAGGA is a window encoding:
- the LOC7494740 gene encoding kinesin-like protein KIN-10A, whose translation is MAPTPSSSSSKSNHPHLLKTPQSKHRLNFSSTRTPSLNPSPNPNSTVKETPQDHPIEVISRIRDYPDKKEKPNSILQINPDNQTLRVRADIGYRDFSLDGVSFSEEEDLDSFYKKFVESRITGVKLGAKCTIMMYGPTGSGKSHTMFGCSKQPGIVYRSLKDILGGGEEGSEGGDGEEIRISTFVQVTVLEIYNEEIYDLLSTNSGGGLGIGWPKGGSGSKVRLEVMGKKAKNATFISGNEAGKISKEIQKVEKRRIIKSTLCNERSSRSHCMIILDVPTVGGRLMLVDMAGSENIDQAGQSGFEAKMQTAKINQGNIALKRVVESIANGDSHVPFRDSKLTMLLQDSFEDDKSKILMILCASPDPKEIHKTICTLEYGAKAKCIVRGPHTPIKDKVGAGDSSAVILGSRIAAMDQFIYKLQMESKLREKERNEAHKQLMKKEEEVAALRALIEEKGSSASEEEINIKVSERTEELKLQLEKKLDECQRMAEEFVELERRRMEEKILQQQQEVEMLRRRLEEIEFELCHSKGENSGVNGPRDIDGSGFARRLMGVYADEDPGMVKSMDLDMGDQDVFVRDVKLVGTSAHQSSNIGIQSLSGYPHLSTLNQVVDHGVFAPTYGDKVCLSTVFEEEEVEEEEHKVEDEEVEKEVIEVKRIVDVSSPVINFGAGSLMSSPLKFEALNDGSEDRHSVSGPVNEHENSKDPASSRLLRIQNIFTLCGNNRELCQQFRTPPPAKKRVADTDSQTPPILTDGEDYALKSSNKENSPPLQKNVPVMECRKNLSDMIASKENYNPLIGSNDSQIEVHVKWEASKGNNGKFITTLKVLKDATLADLRKLIEIYLAADNQAFTFLVLGDPGGAPVPREKESTVQAIKLPICNNQSYGYLACLRPAKGTQGSNHLPATPLPLTPVENKLPLTPMPCLSQQAVDLSPKLAAHLNSTPFITLRRR